From the Mangifera indica cultivar Alphonso chromosome 10, CATAS_Mindica_2.1, whole genome shotgun sequence genome, one window contains:
- the LOC123226774 gene encoding WAT1-related protein At5g13670-like: MIFFYKSLPYLAMIFLQLILSFLSIIVKHALDEGLSPHVLVALRMIVAAILVSPFAIVIERNTRPTMTFSTFSKIVLLSLFEPVFSQNLYYTGMKYTTATFTVAMSNILPAMTFIMAWIFGLEIVKLRKLHSLAKILGTLVTVGGAMIMTFVKGVLLDLPWTNGRTIIFKKSASDVKHTDLIKGAVLILVGLFCWACFIIFHAHILSSYPSVLSLAALVCILSSMEGIILAFLVERGNTKVWSIFNLDAKLLAVIFGGIVSCLTYLIMGWLTKKRGPVFVSAFNPLGMVLVAIFSSFFLAERLFLGRVLGAAAIIIGLYMVLCGKSKDQRPSNS; this comes from the exons atgatttttttcTACAAATCATTGCCATACTTGGCTATGATTTTTCTGCAGTTAATCCTTTCATTCTTGTCGATCATTGTAAAGCATGCTCTGGACGAAGGTCTGAGCCCACATGTTCTGGTGGCACTCCGGATGATTGTTGCTGCAATTCTCGTATCTCCTTTTGCCATTGTCATTGAAAG GAACACCCGGCCGACGATGACATTCTCCACTTTTTCTAAGATCGTATTGCTTAGTTTGTTCGA GCCTGTGTTTAGCCAAAATTTGTACTACACTGGGATGAAATACACTACAGCAACATTTACTGTTGCCATGAGCAATATTCTTCCTGCCATGACTTTTATAATGGCTTGGATTTTCGG GCTTGAAATTGTCAAACTTAGAAAGCTGCATAGCCTGGCAAAGATACTGGGAACCCTAGTGACAGTTGGCGGAGCAATGATAATGACATTTGTGAAAGGAGTTCTCCTGGACTTGCCATGGACCAATGGaagaaccataatttttaagaaatcaGCAAGTGATGTAAAACATACAGATCTAATAAAGGGTGCTGTACTGATCCtagttggtttgttttgctgggcttgtttcatcattttccat GCACATATATTAAGCTCCTACCCTTCAGTGCTCAGTCTGGCGGCTTTGGTATGCATATTAAGTTCCATGGAAGGCATCATACTAGCCTTCCTAGTTGAACGAGGAAACACAAAAGTCTGGTCAATCTTCAACCTAGATGCCAAACTTTTAGCTGTGATTTTTGGT GGAATTGTGTCCTGCTTAACTTATCTCATAATGGGCTGGTTGACGAAGAAAAGAGGACCAGTATTTGTAAGTGCTTTTAATCCTCTGGGCATGGTTCTCGTTGCAATTTTCAGCTCGTTTTTCCTAGCTGAGAGACTCTTTCTAGGAAG GGTTCTTGGAGCAGCTGCGATTATCATTGGACTATACATGGTCTTATGTGGCAAAAGCAAAGACCAACGTCCTTCGAATTCATAA
- the LOC123226699 gene encoding putative germin-like protein 2-1 has product MAARILLLLLISFSFSVAFGGDPSPLQDFCVADLDSPVLENGFVCKDPKLVKAEDFYISGLNLRGNTSNPFGSYANRITVKQLPGLNTLGISVARADFAPLGINPPHYHPRASEILTVLEGTLLAGFVTSNPENRLVTKVLNKGDAFVFPAGLVHFQKNIGPGYAYSISGLSSQNPGVVTIANAVFGSNPDISSHILAKAFQIDQKFINQIQEKF; this is encoded by the exons ATGGCAGCCAGAATTCTCCTGTTAttactcatttctttttctttttctgttgcGTTTGGAGGGGATCCTAGCCCTCTTCAGGATTTCTGCGTCGCAGACCTCGACAGCCCAG TCTTGGAAAATGGCTTTGTTTGTAAGGATCCAAAGCTGGTTAAAGCAGAAGACTTCTATATCAGTGGGCTGAACTTGAGAGGAAACACATCAAATCCTTTTGGCTCCTACGCCAACAGGATCACAGTAAAGCAACTTCCAGGCCTCAACACTCTGGGCATCTCAGTGGCTCGAGCAGATTTTGCTCCATTGGGAATCAACCCTCCCCATTATCATCCCAGGGCCAGTGAAATTTTAACCGTCCTGGAAGGCACCCTGCTTGCAGGATTTGTAACTTCAAATCCTGAAAATCGTCTGGTTACCAAAGTGCTTAACAAGGGTGATGCTTTTGTTTTCCCGGCTGGCCTCGTTCACTTCCAGAAAAATATTGGACCTGGGTATGCGTATTCCATTTCAGGACTCAGCAGCCAAAATCCTGGAGTTGTTACAATTGCGAATGCGGTGTTTGGTTCAAATCCTGATATTTCAAGTCATATTCTCGCCAAGGCTTTCCAGATCGATCagaaatttattaatcaaatccaGGAAAAGTTCtag
- the LOC123228388 gene encoding putative germin-like protein 2-1 gives MASHQIFLFGLLALSFSLVLATDNNPIFDFCVADPKAPVTASGPICKDPKLVTENDFYYTGLDKPANTSNPQGSKVTLLNPQLIPGLNSLGISFVRIDYQPGGINPLHFHPRGSEILTVIKGTLEVGFVTSGPDYRFFKKVLKKGDVFVFPAGLVHYQKNPMNVPAVAYASLNSQNPGSIILANTVFGSKPEIGPDILAKGFQLDKNVIIEGQQKF, from the exons ATGGCCTCCCATCAGATCTTCTTGTTTGGACTCCTCGCTCTTTCATTCTCACTTGTATTGGCAACTGATAACAACcctatttttgatttttgtgtgGCAGATCCAAAAGCTCCTG TGACGGCAAGCGGCCCAATCTGCAAGGATCCAAAGCTGGTTACTGAAAATGATTTCTACTACACCGGACTTGACAAACCTGCAAACACATCAAACCCTCAAGGCTCAAAGGTGACCCTCTTGAATCCACAACTAATTCCAGGGCTCAACTCTCTCGGCATCTCTTTCGTCCGCATCGACTACCAGCCTGGAGGCATCAACCCTCTTCACTTTCACCCTCGTGGCTCCGAGATCCTCACCGTCATCAAGGGCACCCTGGAAGTTGGATTCGTCACCTCAGGCCCCGATTATCGTTTCTTCAAAAAGGTTCTTAAGAAGGGTGATGTGTTTGTTTTCCCGGCTGGCCTCGTCCATTACCAGAAAAACCCTATGAATGTTCCTGCCGTTGCTTATGCATCTCTCAATAGCCAAAACCCTGGCTCCATTATACTTGCCAACACTGTGTTCGGATCTAAACCTGAGATTGGCCCTGACATTCTCGCCAAGGGCTTCCAGCTCGATAAGAATGTTATTATTGAGGGTCAACAGAAGTTCTAA
- the LOC123226708 gene encoding putative germin-like protein 2-1, with translation MAARILLLLLISFSFSVAFGGDPSPLQDFCVADLDSPVLENGFICKDPKLVKAEDFYISGLNLRGNTSNPFGSYANRITVKQLPGLNTLGISVARADFAPLGINPPHYHPRASEILTVLEGTLLAGFVTSNPENRLITKVLNKGDAFVFPAGLVHFQKNIGPGYAYSISGLSSQNPGVVTIANAVFGSNPHISSHILAKAFQIDQKVINQIQEEF, from the exons ATGGCAGCCAGAATTCTTCTGTTAttactcatttctttttctttttctgttgcATTTGGAGGGGATCCTAGCCCTCTTCAGGATTTCTGCGTCGCAGACCTCGACAGCCCAG TCTTGGAAAATGGCTTTATTTGTAAGGATCCAAAGCTGGTTAAAGCAGAAGACTTCTATATCAGTGGGCTGAACTTGAGAGGAAACACATCAAATCCTTTTGGCTCCTACGCCAACAGGATCACAGTAAAGCAACTTCCAGGCCTCAACACTCTGGGCATCTCAGTGGCTCGGGCAGATTTTGCTCCATTGGGAATCAACCCTCCCCATTATCATCCCAGGGCCAGTGAAATTTTAACCGTCCTGGAAGGCACCCTGCTTGCAGGATTTGTAACTTCCAATCCTGAAAATCGCCTGATTACCAAAGTGCTTAACAAGGGCGATGCTTTTGTTTTCCCGGCTGGCCTCGTTCACTTCCAGAAAAATATTGGACCTGGGTATGCGTATTCCATTTCAGGACTCAGCAGCCAAAATCCTGGAGTTGTTACAATTGCGAATGCGGTGTTTGGTTCAAATCCTCATATTTCAAGTCATATTCTCGCCAAGGCTTTCCAGATCGATCAGAAAGTTATTAATCAAATCCAGGAAGAGTTCtag
- the LOC123228426 gene encoding WAT1-related protein At5g13670-like isoform X2 produces MIFLQFNLAFMSIIVKHALDKGPSSHVLVALRMIVAAIPISPFAMFIKRLEIVRLRKLHSQAMILGTLLELSRTNGRTKIHKKSASDVKDTDLIKGAGCFCWSCFIILQAHILTSYPSVLTLAALVSILSFMEGLKLEFLVEQGNTNLVNVPPVCQAVSSDFCWNCVLLNLFHNGLVNEQKRCSFRVRDTFP; encoded by the exons ATGATTTTTCTGCAGTTTAACCTTGCATTCATGTCGATCATTGTAAAGCATGCTCTGGACAAAGGTCCGAGCTCACATGTTCTCGTGGCACTCCGGATGATCGTCGCTGCAATTCCTATTTCTCCTTTTGCCATGTTCATAAAAAG GCTTGAGATTGTGAGACTTAGGAAGCTGCATAGCCAGGCAATGATACTGGGAACTCTCCTAGAGTTGTCAAGGACGAATGGAAGAACCAAAATTCATAAGAAATCAGCTAGTGATGTAAAGGATACAGATCTAATCAAGGGTGCTGGTTGTTTTTGCTGGTCTTGTTTCATCATTTTGcaa GCACATATATTAACATCGTACCCTTCAGTGCTCACTCTAGCGGCTTTGGTATCCATATTAAGTTTCATGGAAGGCCTCAAACTAGAGTTTCTAGTTGAACAAGGAAACACAAATCTGGTCAATGTTCCGCCCGTATGCCAAGCTGTTAGCTCTGATTTTTGCT GGAATTGTGTCCTGCTCAACTTATTTCATAATGGGCTGGTTAATGAACAAAAAAGGTGTTCTTTTAGAGTTAGAGATACCTTTCCATGA
- the LOC123228426 gene encoding WAT1-related protein At2g39510-like isoform X1 codes for MIFLQFNLAFMSIIVKHALDKGPSSHVLVALRMIVAAIPISPFAMFIKRPVLFSQILYNTRMKYTSAKYTVAMRNIFPLMTFTMAWIFRLEIVRLRKLHSQAMILGTLLELSRTNGRTKIHKKSASDVKDTDLIKGAGCFCWSCFIILQAHILTSYPSVLTLAALVSILSFMEGLKLEFLVEQGNTNLVNVPPVCQAVSSDFCWNCVLLNLFHNGLVNEQKRCSFRVRDTFP; via the exons ATGATTTTTCTGCAGTTTAACCTTGCATTCATGTCGATCATTGTAAAGCATGCTCTGGACAAAGGTCCGAGCTCACATGTTCTCGTGGCACTCCGGATGATCGTCGCTGCAATTCCTATTTCTCCTTTTGCCATGTTCATAAAAAG gCCTGTGCTTTTTAGCCAAATTTTGTATAATACTAGGATGAAATACACTAGTGCAAAATATACTGTTGCCATGCGTAATATTTTTCCACTCATGACATTTACAATGGCTTGGATTTTCAG GCTTGAGATTGTGAGACTTAGGAAGCTGCATAGCCAGGCAATGATACTGGGAACTCTCCTAGAGTTGTCAAGGACGAATGGAAGAACCAAAATTCATAAGAAATCAGCTAGTGATGTAAAGGATACAGATCTAATCAAGGGTGCTGGTTGTTTTTGCTGGTCTTGTTTCATCATTTTGcaa GCACATATATTAACATCGTACCCTTCAGTGCTCACTCTAGCGGCTTTGGTATCCATATTAAGTTTCATGGAAGGCCTCAAACTAGAGTTTCTAGTTGAACAAGGAAACACAAATCTGGTCAATGTTCCGCCCGTATGCCAAGCTGTTAGCTCTGATTTTTGCT GGAATTGTGTCCTGCTCAACTTATTTCATAATGGGCTGGTTAATGAACAAAAAAGGTGTTCTTTTAGAGTTAGAGATACCTTTCCATGA